A genome region from Crossiella equi includes the following:
- a CDS encoding hydantoinase B/oxoprolinase family protein: protein MTVDPVTVEIIRNALAAAADDMNATLIRSAYTPVIYECGDCVVALLDDEHQVLGQSSGLPIFLGNLEICTRATEEKFGRDAWQPGDVWILNDSYLAGTHLNDVTIFGPVFVDGELAGFTATRAHWIDVGSKDPGGSMDSVNIFQEGLRLGPQKLVEGGTPLHGVLDTITTNVRFPYPTSGDLRAMTATIEMGQRRLAEIVRRFGLATVRAARDEIFAQTERLEREVVRAIPDGVYSAEGCLDNDGIDLATPVPVRLTVTVTGDTIDFDVRDSADQTVGPVNCGAAQTVSACRVGYKLLVSPHVPGNGGSFRPMTVQVREGSVFGARAPAACQWYFSHLGLLIDLVAMALAPALPDRVAAASHGDSMIVMYAGVDPATGREYVSQEATVGGWGGWAGSDGESALINNVNGSLRDMPVEVLETRFPLRVTRYEIQADSGGAGRWRGGNGVLREYVVLADCTVSLWFERSVTPAWGLFGGASARPPEVVINPGRAEERRILKCNGVQLRAGDVVRLITGGGGGYGDPAERSPEAVRADVLDGHLSPEHAFAVYGVS, encoded by the coding sequence ATGACCGTCGACCCCGTCACCGTGGAGATCATCCGCAACGCGCTGGCCGCGGCCGCGGACGACATGAACGCCACGCTGATCCGCTCCGCCTACACCCCGGTGATCTACGAGTGCGGCGACTGCGTGGTCGCCCTGCTCGACGACGAGCACCAGGTGCTGGGCCAGTCCTCGGGCCTGCCGATCTTCCTGGGCAACCTGGAGATCTGCACCAGGGCCACCGAGGAGAAGTTCGGCCGCGACGCCTGGCAGCCGGGCGATGTGTGGATCCTCAACGACTCCTACCTCGCGGGCACGCACCTCAACGACGTGACGATCTTCGGCCCGGTGTTCGTGGACGGGGAGCTGGCCGGGTTCACCGCCACCCGCGCGCACTGGATCGACGTCGGCTCCAAGGACCCCGGCGGGTCGATGGACTCGGTGAACATCTTCCAGGAGGGCCTGCGCCTGGGCCCGCAGAAGCTGGTCGAGGGCGGCACACCGCTGCACGGCGTGCTGGACACGATCACCACGAACGTGCGCTTCCCCTACCCGACCTCGGGCGACCTGCGCGCGATGACCGCGACCATCGAGATGGGCCAGCGCCGCCTGGCCGAGATCGTGCGGCGCTTCGGCCTGGCCACCGTGCGCGCGGCCCGGGACGAGATCTTCGCCCAGACCGAGCGGCTGGAGCGCGAGGTGGTGCGGGCCATCCCGGATGGCGTGTACTCCGCCGAGGGCTGCCTGGACAACGACGGCATCGACCTGGCCACCCCGGTCCCGGTGCGGCTGACCGTCACCGTCACCGGGGACACCATCGACTTCGACGTGCGGGACTCGGCCGACCAGACCGTGGGCCCGGTCAACTGCGGGGCCGCGCAGACCGTCTCGGCCTGCCGAGTCGGGTACAAGCTGCTGGTCAGCCCGCACGTGCCGGGCAACGGCGGCTCGTTCCGGCCGATGACCGTGCAGGTGCGCGAGGGCTCGGTGTTCGGCGCGAGGGCCCCAGCCGCCTGCCAGTGGTACTTCTCCCACCTCGGGCTGCTCATCGACCTGGTGGCCATGGCCCTGGCCCCCGCGCTGCCGGACCGGGTGGCCGCGGCCAGCCACGGTGACTCGATGATCGTCATGTACGCGGGGGTGGACCCGGCGACCGGGCGCGAGTACGTCAGCCAGGAGGCCACGGTCGGCGGCTGGGGCGGCTGGGCCGGGTCGGACGGCGAGAGCGCGTTGATCAACAACGTGAACGGCTCGCTGCGGGACATGCCGGTGGAGGTCCTGGAGACCCGGTTCCCACTGCGGGTCACCCGGTACGAGATCCAGGCCGACTCCGGCGGGGCCGGGCGCTGGCGGGGTGGCAACGGGGTGCTGCGCGAGTACGTGGTGCTCGCCGACTGCACGGTCTCGCTGTGGTTCGAGCGGTCGGTCACGCCCGCCTGGGGCCTGTTCGGCGGTGCGAGCGCCCGTCCGCCGGAAGTGGTCATCAACCCGGGCCGCGCGGAGGAACGGCGCATTCTGAAATGCAACGGTGTGCAACTCCGCGCCGGTGACGTGGTCCGCCTCATCACGGGAGGTGGCGGCGGTTACGGCGATCCGGCGGAACGCTCGCCGGAGGCCGTGCGAGCCGATGTCCTGGACGGACACCTGAGCCCGGAGCACGCGTTCGCGGTCTACGGCGTGTCCTGA
- a CDS encoding RNaseH domain-containing protein has protein sequence MPAKPKYEDLKLAAFQLRTDVPWERRLYLLRFPEPWKKPLTTLAKARRNGEETRSIPITLLNDVIAALVPDVITVATRATIGENAPWIYSDVEVNTESLFAIIATWIRATATDPAKAEAILGRLHQSDLVWTPLDVDFTTLTSDSADEIQSDELYRLLPHVIAAELSAPGLQHVHLMPKNPDADPADAEPADVEQVISQFHRTPAEQGACVMNWPPHRMPHRPLSYMINITAQSRAFNSQPLVHISVGTRRWAHKEAKLSFNQGHSVYMLPSLPWLPGLNQSRSFLVASIESWKKDAPNTDQGFEYSARWSGGKIGKILRELGLSEKLPDPEVLKSKPTAYLAAPNAAALVFRNGMYSFDHPVAPGTSLADKVPIVEWVTNTLADRLVPVENLRKGSQVFLDAKKLKESKFAASEAAQLRKAIADTIGETLGVDIFYDTTHTKNYARATLSRLLGIEVPEDTDRLTGKPETIITDELTILTTVRPVGAWGGGLAGDDTTITNKDRFQAAVNSRIDKIGEELGTAEVPTISLVEIKGKKSYSGKQRTSDPKFAIKVGLSRTGRLSQCVTEAPEPVPAEDNQETTASDSSLEKMRFSWYDLLRQLGVRTTDLPVQPEGTTVREAPAYLAFWLVRQNQRSRWEGITRQVPVAVLIDPTGRHVQACAPNVRWTPLHRAQHEISRHHMLTDQKRTPEEITRFFEQVLRSVARQYPSLLLLTSAQNLRWGWPHLNNPDMAIDTIKFGQQPQDITRYPGLRHVRLRTTERHEVPDTWAANSKEEGHSAGYWIAEDRIFFSTGEKPRTASNAVKSASKVVPRWRKGELVNPSTKSMVWNARALEFTVAAIQPGDVPEDWAAVAHDLRWATPHYDYSIALPWPLAVAKQLAQYIMPLDLLDDVDDIEADISSPADDGN, from the coding sequence ATGCCAGCCAAACCCAAGTACGAAGACCTCAAACTCGCCGCGTTCCAGCTTCGGACCGACGTCCCCTGGGAGCGCCGCCTGTACCTGCTGCGCTTCCCCGAGCCTTGGAAGAAACCACTGACCACCCTCGCCAAGGCACGCCGGAACGGCGAGGAAACCCGCTCGATCCCGATCACGCTACTCAACGACGTCATCGCGGCCCTGGTACCCGACGTCATCACAGTCGCTACGCGCGCGACGATCGGCGAGAACGCGCCTTGGATCTACAGTGATGTCGAGGTGAACACCGAGTCGCTGTTCGCCATCATCGCGACCTGGATCCGCGCCACGGCAACCGACCCGGCAAAGGCCGAAGCGATCCTGGGCAGACTGCACCAATCCGATCTCGTCTGGACTCCCTTGGATGTCGACTTCACCACGTTGACCTCCGACAGCGCCGACGAGATCCAGTCCGACGAGCTCTACCGTCTCCTGCCGCACGTCATCGCTGCGGAACTGAGCGCACCGGGACTCCAGCATGTGCACCTGATGCCGAAGAATCCCGACGCGGATCCCGCGGACGCCGAACCGGCGGACGTCGAGCAGGTGATCTCGCAGTTCCACCGGACGCCCGCCGAACAGGGCGCGTGCGTAATGAACTGGCCACCGCACCGTATGCCCCACCGCCCCCTGTCCTACATGATCAATATTACGGCTCAGAGCCGGGCATTCAACTCGCAACCGTTGGTCCACATCTCTGTGGGGACGCGCAGGTGGGCGCATAAGGAAGCCAAGCTGAGCTTCAACCAGGGGCATAGCGTTTACATGCTGCCTTCCCTGCCGTGGCTGCCGGGACTGAACCAATCACGCAGCTTCCTCGTGGCATCGATCGAGTCTTGGAAGAAGGACGCGCCGAACACCGATCAGGGCTTTGAATACTCAGCCCGCTGGTCAGGCGGAAAGATCGGGAAAATCCTCCGGGAACTCGGGCTCTCCGAGAAGCTTCCCGACCCCGAGGTGCTCAAGAGCAAACCCACCGCATACCTGGCAGCGCCCAACGCCGCGGCGCTCGTCTTCCGCAACGGCATGTACTCCTTCGACCACCCCGTCGCCCCAGGGACGTCCCTCGCGGACAAGGTCCCGATCGTCGAATGGGTCACCAACACCCTCGCCGATCGACTGGTTCCCGTCGAGAACCTGCGCAAGGGCTCCCAAGTGTTCCTGGACGCCAAGAAGCTCAAGGAGTCCAAGTTCGCCGCCTCGGAGGCAGCCCAACTGCGCAAGGCCATCGCGGACACCATCGGCGAGACCCTGGGCGTCGACATCTTCTACGACACCACTCACACTAAGAACTACGCCCGTGCCACCCTGTCCAGGCTGCTCGGCATCGAAGTACCCGAGGACACAGACCGCCTCACCGGAAAGCCCGAAACCATCATCACCGACGAACTCACCATCCTCACTACCGTGCGCCCCGTCGGCGCTTGGGGCGGCGGACTAGCCGGCGACGACACGACAATCACCAACAAGGACCGCTTCCAAGCGGCCGTCAACAGTCGCATCGACAAGATCGGTGAGGAGCTCGGAACCGCCGAGGTGCCAACCATCTCGCTCGTCGAGATCAAGGGCAAGAAGTCGTACAGCGGCAAACAAAGAACTTCCGACCCAAAGTTCGCGATCAAGGTTGGCTTGTCCCGGACGGGCCGACTGTCCCAGTGCGTCACCGAAGCCCCAGAACCGGTCCCGGCCGAAGACAATCAAGAAACAACCGCATCCGACTCCAGTCTGGAGAAGATGCGTTTCAGTTGGTACGACCTACTGCGCCAACTGGGAGTCCGCACCACCGACCTGCCCGTCCAACCGGAAGGAACCACCGTACGCGAGGCACCCGCGTACCTCGCGTTCTGGCTGGTCCGCCAAAACCAGCGCAGTCGTTGGGAAGGAATCACGCGTCAGGTTCCCGTCGCCGTCCTCATCGACCCAACCGGACGGCATGTTCAGGCTTGCGCGCCCAACGTCCGATGGACACCCCTGCACCGCGCACAGCACGAGATCAGCCGGCATCACATGCTCACGGACCAGAAGCGGACCCCCGAAGAGATCACCCGCTTCTTCGAGCAGGTCCTTCGCAGCGTCGCCCGCCAGTACCCGTCACTGCTGTTGCTGACCAGCGCCCAGAACCTCAGGTGGGGTTGGCCGCACCTCAACAACCCCGACATGGCTATCGACACGATCAAGTTCGGCCAACAACCCCAAGACATCACCCGCTACCCCGGTCTCCGGCACGTCCGTCTGCGCACGACCGAACGCCACGAGGTACCCGACACGTGGGCCGCCAACAGCAAGGAAGAAGGCCACTCCGCCGGCTACTGGATCGCTGAGGATCGCATCTTCTTCAGCACCGGCGAAAAGCCCCGCACGGCCAGCAACGCCGTCAAGAGCGCATCAAAGGTCGTACCCCGATGGCGAAAGGGGGAACTCGTCAACCCATCAACCAAATCGATGGTGTGGAACGCCCGCGCACTCGAGTTCACCGTCGCGGCAATCCAGCCCGGCGACGTCCCAGAAGACTGGGCTGCAGTCGCGCACGATCTCCGCTGGGCCACCCCGCACTACGACTACTCCATCGCGCTACCGTGGCCACTCGCAGTCGCCAAGCAACTCGCTCAATACATCATGCCCCTCGATCTCCTCGACGACGTGGACGACATCGAGGCAGACATCTCATCACCGGCCGACGACGGGAACTAG
- a CDS encoding DUF917 domain-containing protein has protein sequence MSAKQITAEDIPVMLAGAQLLCSSAGSIPLDGFTTAVADVLARNGPVPLVALDDLPPDALCVSIGAIGGFAPMVELPPNGDEPVLAVRALEDRLGRPVDAIVSLNAAGPNAVFPVAAAAGLGLPLVDCDGMGRIMPLMTQTTYTLAGLDIGPLAAVGLAGDVLVLDSTVRRSELLLRAAMQAAGGWMLCATYPATVAQLRPAALRGATSRVLTAGRMLSSVEDRESLLAGLTRTMGSRVLGSGRVVELGHATRTVGARHYPSVPTSIVVAEYGKAGRLIRLEGHGELLLAVIDGVVTAAVPDVLCMLDRQELNVVGMESVNVGHHVDVLVLPVSPMWHTSAGLAMAGPRAFGFPVRHPREEALP, from the coding sequence GTGAGCGCCAAGCAGATCACCGCCGAGGACATCCCGGTGATGCTCGCCGGGGCGCAGCTGCTGTGCTCCTCGGCTGGCTCGATCCCGCTGGACGGGTTCACCACCGCGGTGGCGGACGTGTTGGCGCGCAACGGTCCCGTGCCCCTGGTCGCGCTCGACGACCTGCCGCCGGACGCGCTGTGCGTGTCGATCGGCGCGATCGGCGGGTTCGCCCCGATGGTCGAGCTGCCGCCCAACGGCGACGAGCCGGTGCTCGCGGTGCGCGCGCTGGAGGACCGGCTGGGGCGCCCGGTCGACGCGATCGTCTCGCTGAACGCGGCCGGGCCGAACGCGGTGTTCCCGGTGGCCGCGGCGGCCGGGCTGGGCCTGCCGCTGGTCGACTGCGACGGCATGGGCCGGATCATGCCGCTGATGACGCAGACCACGTACACGTTGGCGGGCTTGGACATCGGGCCGCTGGCCGCGGTCGGGCTGGCCGGTGACGTGCTGGTGCTGGACTCCACCGTGCGCCGCTCCGAGCTGCTGCTGCGCGCGGCCATGCAGGCGGCGGGCGGCTGGATGCTGTGCGCCACCTACCCGGCCACGGTCGCGCAGCTGCGCCCGGCCGCGCTGCGCGGTGCCACCAGCCGCGTGCTCACCGCGGGCCGCATGCTGTCCTCGGTGGAGGACCGCGAGTCGCTGCTGGCCGGGCTCACCCGCACCATGGGCTCGCGCGTGCTGGGCAGCGGCCGCGTGGTCGAGCTCGGGCACGCCACCCGCACGGTCGGCGCCCGGCACTACCCGTCGGTGCCCACCTCGATCGTGGTCGCCGAGTACGGCAAGGCGGGCAGGCTGATCCGCCTGGAGGGCCACGGCGAGCTGCTGCTCGCGGTGATCGACGGCGTGGTCACCGCGGCCGTGCCGGACGTGCTGTGCATGCTGGACCGCCAGGAGCTCAACGTGGTCGGCATGGAGTCGGTCAACGTCGGCCACCACGTGGACGTGCTCGTGCTGCCGGTCTCCCCGATGTGGCACACCTCGGCCGGTCTGGCCATGGCCGGGCCGCGCGCGTTCGGCTTCCCCGTCCGGCATCCCCGTGAGGAGGCGCTGCCGTGA
- a CDS encoding PucR family transcriptional regulator translates to MNRSTRLPEPLSVAELVHFGPLSQAQVFAADDLDRQVATVLLVHEVEQVRQCEPHSAIVLHGSAAVGAWALESALRLAWERNASCLVAPAEISVTAPTAQLAERLRVPLFVVADPAKSALELAAAISDTDAARARLTARCAVLFGERTTARDIVAVINTEVPGVITALVTEDGHVLAGRSAADRSQGSHRVEVAVPGPDGRPWATLVAQLAAWSPSWVETVRTILRLARAPLAATVGRSWLTPMLQAARQKLLLTTLLTAADEDAEQQARDLGWRLSGEHIAVFLKPSDRVPGPAEVATPAIVVAWRDTFGDLPLVPHEDGWLSWCTGVSGGPPEVATRIGAHLATAALPIPLAAGIGVPGKDLPGLTRSISEATLAAAVASRPGGNTVEQFAELGPRAVLACLPVADIAAAARVALTDLIAAPDAEILLSALSALLDCAGSTGQAATRLGVHRNTVLGRLERIRARGVDLDSPDQRLALHLACYALLSTDSAEI, encoded by the coding sequence GTGAACCGCAGCACCCGGTTGCCCGAACCGCTCAGCGTGGCCGAGCTCGTCCACTTCGGACCGCTGTCCCAGGCGCAGGTCTTCGCCGCGGACGACCTGGACCGCCAGGTGGCCACGGTGCTGCTGGTGCACGAGGTGGAGCAGGTGCGCCAGTGCGAGCCGCACTCGGCGATCGTGCTGCACGGCTCGGCCGCGGTGGGCGCGTGGGCGCTGGAGTCCGCGCTGCGCCTGGCGTGGGAGCGCAACGCCTCCTGCCTGGTCGCCCCGGCCGAGATCAGCGTGACCGCGCCGACCGCGCAGCTGGCCGAACGCCTGCGGGTGCCGCTGTTCGTGGTGGCCGACCCGGCCAAGAGCGCGCTGGAGCTGGCCGCGGCGATCTCGGACACCGACGCCGCCCGCGCCCGGCTGACCGCCCGCTGCGCGGTGCTCTTCGGCGAGCGCACCACCGCCCGCGACATCGTGGCGGTGATCAACACCGAGGTGCCGGGTGTGATCACCGCGCTGGTCACCGAGGACGGCCACGTGCTGGCGGGCCGCAGCGCGGCCGACCGCTCGCAGGGCAGCCACCGGGTGGAGGTCGCGGTGCCCGGCCCGGACGGCCGCCCGTGGGCCACCCTGGTGGCCCAGCTGGCCGCGTGGAGCCCGTCCTGGGTGGAGACGGTGCGCACGATCCTGCGCCTGGCCAGGGCACCGCTGGCGGCCACCGTGGGCCGGTCCTGGCTGACCCCGATGTTGCAGGCCGCGCGCCAGAAGCTGTTGCTGACCACGCTGCTGACCGCGGCCGACGAGGACGCCGAGCAGCAGGCGCGGGATCTGGGCTGGCGCCTGTCCGGCGAGCACATCGCGGTCTTCCTCAAGCCGTCGGACCGCGTCCCGGGCCCGGCCGAGGTGGCCACCCCGGCGATCGTGGTGGCCTGGCGCGACACCTTCGGCGACCTGCCCCTGGTACCGCACGAGGACGGCTGGCTGAGCTGGTGCACCGGCGTCTCCGGCGGGCCCCCCGAGGTGGCCACCCGCATCGGCGCGCACCTGGCCACGGCCGCGCTGCCCATCCCGCTGGCGGCGGGCATCGGCGTCCCGGGCAAGGACCTGCCGGGACTGACCCGCTCGATCAGCGAGGCCACCCTGGCCGCGGCGGTGGCCAGCCGCCCGGGCGGCAACACGGTGGAGCAGTTCGCCGAGCTGGGCCCGCGCGCGGTGCTGGCCTGCCTGCCGGTCGCCGACATCGCGGCGGCGGCCCGGGTGGCGCTGACCGACCTGATCGCGGCCCCGGACGCGGAGATCCTGCTGAGCGCCCTGTCCGCCCTGCTGGACTGCGCGGGCAGCACCGGCCAGGCCGCGACCCGCCTGGGTGTGCACCGCAACACGGTGCTTGGCCGCCTGGAGCGCATCCGGGCGCGGGGGGTGGACCTGGACTCCCCGGACCAGCGCCTGGCCCTGCACCTGGCCTGCTACGCGCTGCTGAGCACGGACTCGGCGGAGATCTAG
- a CDS encoding AbfB domain-containing protein, with product MPPISTPWTSQVGPENALPEYPRPQLTRAEWLNLNGVWEWEPASAGQAPPVGRRLGRSVLVPFPVESALSGVMESHERMWYRREFQVPAKWAGQRVQLHFGAVDWQAEVWVNGKRVGGHSGGFAAFTFDITSALRAGGNEIVVGVYDPSDSTGNPVGKQTKNPGGVYYTSASGIWQTVWLEPVPEAHVSTVDVTPDVAGGRVLVNVRAGKSAFRAEVVVRASGREVGRVSGRPGQVLAVPIPQARLWSPEDPFLYDLEVRLNGGQDVVGSYFGMRSVGLGTVDGVTRPLLNGKYVYQMGTLDQGYWPDGIYTAPTDEALRFDIQAHKDLGFNTIRKHIKVEPARWYYWADRLGLLVWQDMPAMALHLGSPTPQARANFEVELRAMYEQLRNTTSITQWVVFNESWGAYDAERLASTVKGWDPSRLVNANSGDKCCGGDFLDDHLYVGPGQPRPPADGKAAVLGEYGSIGVMVPGHEWGPGRGVSAEMKPEGEDLEARYLGMLSQVQRLERSRGNSAAIFTQLTDVEFEVNGLYTYDRRVLKVDRERVRAANSALLSGKPVFGAQDTPAGAVSLQVTTPGLTDRYLRHSGGEARTDVVTPQGDPGLKADATWRLRPGLAKPDCLSLESVNFPGEYLRTRGDRVYRTAPDGSAGFPDAATWCARPGLAGDGVSFESHASPGRFLRHYGALGWLADNSGDHVPGNAVGLFGRDSTWRIAPAWAG from the coding sequence GTGCCGCCCATCAGTACGCCGTGGACTTCGCAGGTCGGACCGGAGAATGCGCTGCCGGAGTATCCGCGGCCGCAGCTGACCCGGGCCGAGTGGCTCAACCTCAACGGGGTGTGGGAGTGGGAGCCCGCCTCGGCTGGGCAGGCGCCGCCGGTGGGGCGGCGGCTTGGGCGGTCCGTGCTCGTGCCGTTCCCCGTGGAGTCTGCTCTGTCCGGGGTCATGGAGAGCCACGAGCGGATGTGGTACCGGCGGGAGTTCCAGGTGCCCGCCAAGTGGGCTGGGCAGCGGGTGCAACTGCACTTCGGGGCCGTGGACTGGCAGGCCGAGGTGTGGGTCAACGGGAAGCGGGTCGGGGGGCACAGCGGTGGGTTCGCCGCGTTCACCTTCGACATCACCTCGGCGTTGCGGGCCGGGGGGAACGAGATCGTGGTCGGCGTTTACGACCCCAGTGACAGCACCGGGAACCCGGTGGGGAAGCAGACCAAGAACCCTGGCGGGGTCTACTACACGTCGGCTTCCGGGATCTGGCAGACCGTCTGGCTCGAGCCCGTGCCCGAGGCGCATGTGTCCACTGTGGACGTCACGCCGGATGTCGCCGGTGGGCGGGTTCTGGTGAACGTGCGTGCCGGGAAGTCCGCGTTCCGGGCCGAGGTGGTTGTCCGGGCTTCAGGGCGTGAGGTCGGACGGGTCAGCGGGCGGCCCGGGCAGGTGTTGGCCGTGCCCATTCCGCAGGCGCGGTTGTGGAGTCCCGAGGACCCGTTCCTGTACGACCTCGAGGTCCGGCTCAACGGTGGGCAGGACGTCGTGGGCAGCTACTTCGGCATGCGGTCGGTCGGCCTGGGGACGGTCGACGGCGTGACCAGGCCGCTGCTCAACGGGAAGTACGTCTACCAGATGGGCACGCTGGACCAGGGGTACTGGCCCGACGGCATCTACACCGCGCCCACCGACGAGGCGCTGCGGTTCGACATCCAGGCGCACAAAGACCTGGGGTTCAACACGATCCGCAAGCACATCAAGGTCGAACCCGCGCGCTGGTACTACTGGGCCGACCGGCTCGGGCTGTTGGTGTGGCAGGACATGCCCGCCATGGCGCTGCACCTCGGGTCACCGACCCCGCAGGCGCGCGCCAACTTCGAGGTCGAGCTGCGCGCGATGTACGAGCAGCTGCGCAACACCACCTCGATCACGCAGTGGGTCGTGTTCAACGAGAGCTGGGGCGCCTACGACGCCGAACGCCTGGCCAGCACGGTGAAGGGCTGGGACCCGAGCCGGTTGGTCAACGCCAACTCCGGGGACAAGTGCTGCGGCGGGGACTTCCTGGACGACCACCTCTACGTCGGGCCCGGGCAGCCCCGGCCCCCGGCGGACGGCAAGGCCGCGGTGCTCGGGGAGTACGGCAGCATCGGTGTCATGGTGCCCGGGCACGAGTGGGGTCCCGGTCGCGGGGTCAGCGCCGAGATGAAGCCCGAGGGCGAGGACCTGGAGGCGCGGTACCTCGGCATGCTGTCGCAGGTGCAGCGGCTGGAGCGCTCGCGCGGCAACTCGGCTGCGATCTTCACCCAGCTCACCGACGTCGAGTTCGAGGTGAACGGGCTCTACACCTACGACCGCAGGGTGCTCAAGGTCGACCGGGAGCGGGTGCGGGCCGCGAACTCGGCCCTGTTGAGCGGAAAACCGGTGTTCGGCGCGCAGGACACCCCGGCCGGTGCGGTCTCGCTCCAGGTCACCACCCCCGGGCTGACCGACCGCTACCTGCGGCACAGCGGCGGGGAGGCGCGCACGGACGTCGTTACGCCGCAAGGGGATCCGGGGCTGAAGGCGGACGCCACCTGGCGGCTGCGGCCCGGGCTGGCGAAACCGGACTGCCTGTCGCTGGAGTCGGTGAACTTCCCCGGCGAGTACCTGCGGACCCGCGGCGACCGCGTCTACCGCACCGCACCGGACGGCTCCGCGGGCTTCCCGGACGCGGCCACCTGGTGCGCGCGGCCCGGGCTGGCCGGGGACGGGGTGTCCTTCGAGTCCCACGCCTCTCCTGGCCGGTTCCTGCGCCACTACGGCGCGCTGGGCTGGCTGGCGGACAACAGCGGTGACCACGTGCCGGGCAACGCGGTGGGCTTGTTCGGCCGCGACTCGACCTGGCGGATCGCGCCTGCCTGGGCGGGCTGA
- a CDS encoding serine/threonine-protein kinase: protein MPIVGDLLQRPTYEILQTIGEGNVGVCRLARHDIFDRDVVQKTISLLSVPDGVAREPHLLKEARHKHLIEVWDAQWEPDPQFRGLDAVTFICDYYPGGSVYDALMDGHGFGVADAMRICGQVLDALEYLHQDRAYVHRDVKPGNVLLDQSRENAVLADLGSAGKIDPSTGTAPDYGGTPLYLAPEAKSTGHVTLRSDLYSIGVTTIEMLAGRFPYEQIQFSEVDARLAAGKRAMTDRWYTFPPHVPPNVRRFVSSLVRVEPARRPDTARSALRKLNGLQYVDWRRVSGTELLGEWVGTWPPTKIPARRRRYRVQAIEVARGRHAGRVQVTAEWQKPGSPWRSIRRLTSYTDAGDAKALTEFFRQVESLAQASPA, encoded by the coding sequence ATGCCCATCGTCGGAGACCTCCTTCAGCGGCCCACCTACGAGATCCTTCAAACAATCGGGGAGGGCAACGTTGGCGTCTGCCGGCTTGCGAGGCACGACATCTTCGATCGTGACGTCGTACAGAAAACGATCTCCCTCCTCAGCGTGCCCGATGGGGTGGCCCGCGAGCCGCACCTGTTAAAGGAGGCCCGGCACAAGCATCTGATCGAGGTATGGGACGCCCAGTGGGAACCCGACCCCCAGTTCCGTGGTCTGGACGCCGTGACCTTCATCTGCGACTACTACCCAGGAGGGAGCGTCTACGACGCGCTCATGGACGGGCACGGATTCGGCGTGGCCGACGCGATGAGGATCTGCGGCCAGGTGCTGGATGCCCTGGAGTACCTGCACCAGGATCGCGCGTATGTGCACAGGGACGTGAAGCCCGGCAATGTCCTTCTCGATCAGTCACGGGAGAATGCAGTCCTCGCCGACCTAGGCTCGGCCGGCAAAATCGATCCAAGCACTGGCACAGCGCCGGATTACGGGGGCACGCCCTTGTACCTCGCCCCCGAGGCCAAGTCCACTGGGCACGTGACTCTCAGGTCTGATCTTTACTCGATCGGCGTTACAACGATCGAGATGCTCGCCGGCAGGTTCCCGTACGAGCAGATCCAGTTTTCCGAGGTTGACGCTCGCCTTGCCGCGGGGAAGCGCGCGATGACCGACCGGTGGTACACATTCCCGCCGCATGTGCCGCCCAACGTGAGGAGGTTTGTCAGTTCACTGGTGCGGGTGGAACCTGCCAGGCGGCCAGACACAGCACGCTCCGCGCTCCGCAAGCTGAACGGGCTGCAATACGTTGACTGGCGACGTGTATCGGGGACAGAACTGCTCGGCGAGTGGGTCGGCACCTGGCCACCCACCAAGATTCCTGCGAGGCGCCGACGCTACCGCGTCCAGGCGATCGAAGTGGCGCGTGGACGTCACGCCGGACGGGTACAGGTAACCGCCGAGTGGCAGAAGCCGGGCAGCCCTTGGCGAAGCATCCGCAGGCTAACCAGCTACACGGACGCGGGGGACGCGAAGGCGCTGACCGAGTTCTTCAGGCAGGTGGAGTCCCTTGCCCAGGCGTCACCAGCCTGA